GCTGTAATTGCAAAAAGAATACCAAGGATAATTGTTGCAAGGAAGAAAACGCGCTCTGCACCACGCCTTGTGTGGAAGCCGCCTGCGTCTGCCCCACCGAATGCTCCACCTAAACTGGCTCCAGTTTGCTGGAGTAAGATTGCTGCGACGAGGAGCACTGAAAGCACGATTTGGATCCAAGGAAGGACCGATACAAGCAATTCCATGTAATTCCCACTCTAGCGTACTATTGCGACGGAGTCAACTACCCAGCAAACATGCCCGAAAGCCCTCTAATACAAGGGGCTATGTGGCAGTAGCTTTTTTGCAATTTGCGTGTTACAATTTGCCCACGAAGTGGGTTATGTATAACAAAGAGCGGCTTTGTCGCCTTGTTTTCTAAGGTGGTGAGGACGTAGCAAAAAGAACTTAATTTTTTAAAACTATGAGTACAAAAAAACCAAAAGAGATTATCCCCTTGGGGGACAGGGTTCTCATTGAGCCCCTCGAAGATGAGAAGAGGACGGACTCGGGTATTATTATTCCCGATACTGCAAAGGGAGAGCGACCTCAGATGGGCAAGGTTGTAGCAGTCGGCGAAGGCAAGAGAAATGATAATGGCGACCTTGTGCCCATGACAGTCAAGAAGGGCAACGTTGTCCTTTTCTCGAAATACGGTCCTGATGAAATAAAGGTTGAGGGGGAGGAGTTTCTCATTACCAGCGAATCCAATATCTTGGCTATCATCAAATAACGTATGGCAAAACGAATTCTCTTTAACGAAGAAGCGCGCAGCGCCTTGAGGCGCGGAGTAGATATTGCCGGAGACGCTGTCCGGATAACCTTGGGCCCGCGGGGGAGGAACGTCATTTTTGACAAAGGCTTTGGCGCACCCACCATCACGAACGACGGTGTTTCTATAGCAAAAGAAATCGAGCTCAAGGACAAGTTTGAGAACATGGGTGCAGAGATTGCGAAAGAGGTTGCGAACAAAACGAACGATGTCGCCGGTGACGGCACCACGACGTCCGTCGTGCTTCTCCAGGCAATGGTCTCTGAAGGCTTTCGCAAGATTGCAATGGGCTTAAACCCCATGGCGACACGCGCGGGTATTGAGCGTGCACTCGCGGATGTCGTCGCGGCGCTTCACACCATTGCGACACCGATCAAGGGTCGCACAGAGATCGAACATGTCGCGACCATCTCTGCGGAGTCCGAAGAGATCGGCAAGAAGATCGCTGAGACATTCGAGAAGGTTGGCGAAGACGGCGTCGTGACCGTCGAGGAATCGCAGTCATTTGGCGTCGAGTCAGAAGTTGCACTAGGGCTCGAGTTCGACAAAGGGTATGTTTCTCCGTACATGATTACAAACACGGAACGCATGGAAGCGGAATACCGCGAGGTCTCGATACTTATTACCGACAAAAAGATTGCAAGCGTGCAAGAAATCTTACCGCTTCTTGAAAAGCTGGCGCAGAGTGGCAAAAAGGAGCTCGTCATTATTGCTGATGATGTGGAGGGCGAGGCGCTCACCACCTTCGTCGTGAACAAACTACGCGGCGCCTTTAGTATACTCGCGGTCAAGGCTCCTGGCTACGGCGACCGCAAGAAAGAGATGCTCCAGGACATTGCAACTACGACGGGTGGACAGGTCATCTCTGAAGATCGAGGTGTCAAACTTGAAAATGCGGAAGTAAAGATGCTCGGCAAGGCGGGGAGAGTTGTCGCGACCAAGGAGTCCACCCTCATCGTCAATGGCAAGGGGAAGAAGTCTGACATCGATGAACGCGTAGCACAACTGAGGCGTCAACTTGAACAAACAGATTCTAAATTTGATAAAGAAAAAATCCAAGAACGTATCGGCAAACTTTCAGGAGGGGTGGCCGTGATTCGTGTTGGGGCCGCAACTGAGACCGAGATGAAGTATAAGAAATTGAAGATTGAAGATGCGGTGAACGCTACTCGTGCCGCTATTAAAGAAGGTGTTGTGCCTGGGGGTGGCACCGCATTGGTTAAGGTGCTCGAGAAACTCGAAGGCAAGAAAAGCCTTGAGAGTCTTTCAGAAGAAGAGCGCGCTGGCTACGAGATCGTCCTTCGCTCGCTTTCGATGCCTCTTCGCCAGATTGCTGTTAATGCCGGAAAGGGTGATGGTTCACTCATTGTGCATGAAGTACGAAAGGGCAAGGGTAACGCAGGTTATGATGCAAAGAAGGACCAGGTGATCCCAGACATGATTGCGGCAGGTATCATTGACCCTGTTAAAGTGACCCGGAGCGCTATTGAAAACGCAGCCTCTGCGGCGGGTATCCTCCTCACGACTGAAGCAGCGATCGCTGAAGAGCCAAAAGAAGAGAAAGGCGATAATGGCGCCGGAATGGGAGGCGGTATGCCAGGAATGATGTAGTGACACCCACCTATAAATGTCGCAAAAGAACAAAAACCCCGCGCCTTGCGCGGGGTTTTTGTTGGGTGAGTTGTATGCTACTATTGATCGTATCTTACTAACTAACCATCAGTTAGCACCATGTCTCAATTTTGGAATATCATCTTTGCACTTGTTGTACTAGCCCTCCTTGCAAGTGGCTTCTTCGATTTTATCGAATGGAAATTCAACCTCATCGCGATTGCAGTGGCCGCAGTCTTTTGGTTCGTCGCAATTTACAACAGCTTTGTCGCGCTCGTAAACCGTGCCAAAGAGGCATGGGCGGACATTGACGTGCAGTTGAAGCGCCGCTATGATCTGATCCCGAATTTGGTGAACGCTGTGAAGGGGTATATGACACATGAACGCGCGACCCTAGAGAAGGTGACAGAAGCCCGGGCGCAAGCGCTTGCGGCACAGACAGTGGGGGAGCACAACAAAGCAGATAACATGCTCTCGGATGCGCTCAAGTCGCTCTTTGCCGTTTCTGAAAATTACCCGGATCTCAAAGCGAGCCAGAACTTTCTTGAGCTCCAACGCGAGCTCTCCGACACAGAGAACAAGATTCAAGCGGCGCGACGATTCTACAATACGAATGTGCGCGACCTTAACACAGCAATCGACTCGTTTCCGTACAATATCTTTGCTGGAGTCTTTGGCTTCAAGCCGCGCGACTTCTTCGAACTTGGAGAGGCAGGAGCGCGCGAGCCGGTGAATGTGAACTTTTAGCTACTAGAGTGCAATAAAAAAATCCCTATTGGGGGATTTTGCGCTAGCGCCTCGGCGCTTCGTAGATACAGAGACCAACAAGAAACATGATGCCCAAGAATGTGAACGGGATGTCCCAAACTCTATTGAACGCCTGAAAGGCATTGGGTAGATCAGTATTCCAGAACCTATTTAGCAAAAGATCGCTTATCGGGTAGAGGAAAAATCCAGCGAGGCAGACAAGAAAGGTGACCTTCAACAGACGCGCGAGCATTTAGGAGTACTTGTCTAGACGTTCCCAGTTTTTTGTGACAAATCCGATTGCGCCCACGAGAGCGGCTATGAGGAGACCTGGAATCAGGAGGAGACTTGGTCCGAAGATGCCCAACGCACCCAAAGGTATCATCAGGAGAAAGAGACCCAAAGACCCGAAGCAAATAACGAGGAACGTTAGATCCAGACCATCAAAAGACACGTCACGATAAGAGGGTTTCGTCTGCGTTACCATCGCTATTCCTCGCATTTGTTCTAAAAACAATTTACCACAACTATTTGAAATACGCAAGCCCCCCAATTGTTTAATTCCTAATTGCTAATCCCTAGTGGCTATATTATGGCTTCCATTTACACCCACAAAGATGCAAATATCAGGAAAACATGGCTTCTTATGCTAGGGTTTTTGATCGTGGTTATTCTCATTGGCTGGGGGTTTAGCTGGTACATGGGAGACGCCGTCGTCCTGTATGTCGCAGTTGCATTAGCTCTCGGCATGAATGTCAGCGCCTACTGGTGGTCCGATAAGCTTGTGATCAAGATGACAGGGGCTCACCCGATAACCCGCGATTCACATCGCGAACTCTGGAATGTTGTCGAGAATCTCTCCATCACCGCGGGGCTCCCAATGCCGAAGGTCTATGTGGTGGATGATCCGGCGCCGAACGCATTTGCGACAGGAAGGAACCCCAAACACGCAGTCGTTGCTGCGACGACGGGGCTCTTGCAGATCCTGAACAAGACAGAACTCGAAGGTGTCATTGCGCATGAGCTTTCGCATATCGGTAACCGGGACATGTTTGTTTCAACGGTCGCAGTCGTTCTCGTTGGTTTCATTGCAATCCTCGCAGA
This portion of the Parcubacteria group bacterium genome encodes:
- the secG gene encoding preprotein translocase subunit SecG gives rise to the protein MELLVSVLPWIQIVLSVLLVAAILLQQTGASLGGAFGGADAGGFHTRRGAERVFFLATIILGILFAITAFVTLLI
- a CDS encoding co-chaperone GroES; the protein is MSTKKPKEIIPLGDRVLIEPLEDEKRTDSGIIIPDTAKGERPQMGKVVAVGEGKRNDNGDLVPMTVKKGNVVLFSKYGPDEIKVEGEEFLITSESNILAIIK
- the groL gene encoding chaperonin GroEL (60 kDa chaperone family; promotes refolding of misfolded polypeptides especially under stressful conditions; forms two stacked rings of heptamers to form a barrel-shaped 14mer; ends can be capped by GroES; misfolded proteins enter the barrel where they are refolded when GroES binds), producing the protein MAKRILFNEEARSALRRGVDIAGDAVRITLGPRGRNVIFDKGFGAPTITNDGVSIAKEIELKDKFENMGAEIAKEVANKTNDVAGDGTTTSVVLLQAMVSEGFRKIAMGLNPMATRAGIERALADVVAALHTIATPIKGRTEIEHVATISAESEEIGKKIAETFEKVGEDGVVTVEESQSFGVESEVALGLEFDKGYVSPYMITNTERMEAEYREVSILITDKKIASVQEILPLLEKLAQSGKKELVIIADDVEGEALTTFVVNKLRGAFSILAVKAPGYGDRKKEMLQDIATTTGGQVISEDRGVKLENAEVKMLGKAGRVVATKESTLIVNGKGKKSDIDERVAQLRRQLEQTDSKFDKEKIQERIGKLSGGVAVIRVGAATETEMKYKKLKIEDAVNATRAAIKEGVVPGGGTALVKVLEKLEGKKSLESLSEEERAGYEIVLRSLSMPLRQIAVNAGKGDGSLIVHEVRKGKGNAGYDAKKDQVIPDMIAAGIIDPVKVTRSAIENAASAAGILLTTEAAIAEEPKEEKGDNGAGMGGGMPGMM
- a CDS encoding LemA family protein codes for the protein MSQFWNIIFALVVLALLASGFFDFIEWKFNLIAIAVAAVFWFVAIYNSFVALVNRAKEAWADIDVQLKRRYDLIPNLVNAVKGYMTHERATLEKVTEARAQALAAQTVGEHNKADNMLSDALKSLFAVSENYPDLKASQNFLELQRELSDTENKIQAARRFYNTNVRDLNTAIDSFPYNIFAGVFGFKPRDFFELGEAGAREPVNVNF
- a CDS encoding M48 family metallopeptidase, encoding MASIYTHKDANIRKTWLLMLGFLIVVILIGWGFSWYMGDAVVLYVAVALALGMNVSAYWWSDKLVIKMTGAHPITRDSHRELWNVVENLSITAGLPMPKVYVVDDPAPNAFATGRNPKHAVVAATTGLLQILNKTELEGVIAHELSHIGNRDMFVSTVAVVLVGFIAILADIFLRMMYFGGGHDRDSRAGVAFLLLGLVAAILAPIAAQLIHLAISRKREFLADASGALLTRYPEGLATALEKIAVHGMEMRKTSHATAHLFIANPFGSNGRGMHWVNKLFSSHPDPKERVRILRGL